The following are encoded together in the Juglans microcarpa x Juglans regia isolate MS1-56 chromosome 2D, Jm3101_v1.0, whole genome shotgun sequence genome:
- the LOC121248697 gene encoding receptor-like protein kinase FERONIA, with amino-acid sequence MTTTVAGDSPYTYTPVEHILLNCGSSDNSTASKARIWIGDVNSKFLIHEQSQSQSSLTTSAVKQARTVPRVPFTDARLSLAPFTYVFPVTAGQKFVRLHFHPASYSNFNRANALFSVKVGDFTVLRNFNASLNADADSKDTISREYCVNIEEGQRLNITFTPSLSVSNSYAFINGIEILSMPNNLYFTPVDDQGFDFIGLQNWSRVDNSTYLEMNTAKPRYTAPQGVYRTARTLGNDSTVNLSYNLTWEFPVDSGFHYLIRLHFCEFQPEIIYPGDRTFRIFIANHTVEKEADVISWSGGNGVPVYKDYPVSMLGDGTEKKVNLNVAIGAEPQQWKTSYVDAILNGVEIFKISDFNGNPDPLPPDPPTIAPPGQSKNSKGNRTKIISVAADGVAGFIVLSC; translated from the exons ATGACCACCACCGTCGCCGGTGACTCCCCGTATACTTACACGCCGGTCGAACACATTCTCCTCAACTGTGGCTCCTCCGACAATTCTACAGCATCAAAAGCTCGGATCTGGATTGGAGACgtgaattcaaaatttctcattCACGAACAATCACAAAGCCAGTCATCTCTTACCACTAGCGCAGTTAAACAAGCGCGGACTGTCCCCCGAGTACCTTTTACCGATGCACGGTTATCTCTAGCCCCGTTCACCTATGTATTCCCCGTCACTGCGGGCCAAAAATTCGTTCGACTACACTTTCACCCCGCTTCCTACTCTAACTTCAACCGCGCTAACGCCCTCTTCTCTGTCAAAGTTGGTGATTTTACCGTTCTTCGCAACTTCAACGCTTCACTTAACGCAGATGCGGATTCTAAAGATACCATATCCAGAGAATACTGTGTTAACATCGAGGAAGGTCAGAGGTTGAACATAACCTTCACTCCATCTCTGAGCGTTTCTAATTCCTATGCTTTTATCAACGGGATTGAAATCTTGTCGATGCCTAATAATCTCTATTTCACTCCGGTTGACGATCAAGGGTTTGATTTTATCGGCCTGCAGAACTGGTCCCGCGTCGATAACAGCACTTATCTCGAGATG AACACCGCCAAACCCCGGTACACTGCTCCACAAGGTGTCTATCGGACTGCCCGAACTCTGGGGAATGACTCAACTGTCAACCTGAGCTACAATCTCACCTGGGAATTCCCCGTAGATTCTGGGTTTCATTACCTCATTAGGCTGCACTTCTGCGAGTTTCAACCCGAAATTATTTATCCTGGGGACAGAACATTCCGTATTTTCATAGCAAATCACACTGTAGAGAAAGAAGCCGACGTGATTTCGTGGAGTGGTGGAAATGGTGTGCCGGTGTATAAAGACTATCCCGTTTCAATGCTGGGTGATGGAACAGAGAAGAAAGTGAATCTCAATGTCGCAATTGGAGCCGAACCGCAACAGTGGAAGACTTCATACGTGGATGCAATCTTGAACGGTGTTGAAATCTTTAAAATCAGCGACTTCAACGGCAACCCCGATCCACTTCCGCCGGACCCTCCAACTATTGCGCCACCAGGACAGTCGAAGAACTCGAAAGGgaatagaacaaaaataatttctgtcGCCGCTGATGGTGTCGCGGGATTTATTGTTCTCTCATGTTAA
- the LOC121248693 gene encoding uncharacterized protein LOC121248693, producing the protein MTPFEALYGKPPPVLTAYEVGSSPNELVDMELRARDEILKELKKNLARAQDQMKKHFDNGRSMESFEPGDWVFLKYLLREHNALSKVTLSKLRAKYSGPCQVLEKCRQLAYKLDLPVRVHIHPIFHVSWLRRKVGDPTKVVNELPMTDEEGRMAIQVEKIMEYRLVRKGGQTATEALVQWRGLPTEDATWESVQILKEHFPELDLEDKVSLEGGEMMEK; encoded by the coding sequence ATGACACCATTTGAGGCGCTCTATGGGAAGCCACCACCAGTGCTTACAGCCTATGAAGTAGGAAGTTCACCTAATGAGTTGGTGGATATGGAGCTTAGAGCGAGGGATGAGATCTTGAAAGAACTCAAAAAGAACTTGGCACGTGCTCAAGACCAAATGAAGAAGCACTTTGACAATGGAAGAAGCATGGAGTCCTTTGAGCCGGGAGATTGGGTCTTTCTCAAGTACTTACTGAGGGAGCACAATGCACTATCCAAGGTAACATTGAGCAAGTTGAGGGCTAAATATTCAGGCCCATGTCAAGTGTTGGAGAAGTGCAGACAGCTTGCTTACAAGCTAGACTTACCGGTCAGGGTTCACATTCATCCTATTTTTCATGTCTCATGGCTAAGAAGGAAGGTTGGAGATCCAACCAAAGTTGTGAATGAATTGCCCATGACAGATGAAGAAGGTAGGATGGCCATCCAAGTTGAGAAGATCATGGAGTATAGGCTTGTGAGGAAGGGTGGCCAAACGGCAACCGAAGCCTTGGTTCAATGGAGGGGGCTCCCAACCGAAGATGCTACATGGGAAAGTGTTCAGATTCTCAAGGAACACTTTCCAGAACTtgaccttgaggacaaggtcaGTCTTGAAGGGGGAGAAATGATGGAGAAGTGA